One Nocardia iowensis DNA window includes the following coding sequences:
- a CDS encoding WhiB family transcriptional regulator — translation MFTAQEWPTATTDVTCRTVAPTTRPREVNKVLPCRAGDPDLWFAESPNQLEQAKALCASCPIRKGCLSAAMDRREPWGVWGGEIFEQGVVIARKRPRGRPRKVAVPA, via the coding sequence GTGTTCACCGCCCAGGAATGGCCGACGGCCACTACTGACGTGACATGCCGAACCGTGGCGCCGACTACCCGGCCCAGGGAGGTCAACAAGGTTCTGCCTTGCCGTGCCGGAGACCCCGATCTCTGGTTCGCCGAGAGCCCTAACCAGTTGGAGCAGGCCAAGGCGCTGTGCGCCAGCTGCCCCATCCGTAAGGGCTGCTTGAGCGCGGCCATGGATCGGCGTGAGCCGTGGGGTGTCTGGGGTGGTGAGATCTTCGAACAGGGGGTCGTCATCGCTCGCAAGCGCCCGCGCGGTCGCCCGCGCAAGGTCGCGGTCCCGGCATGA
- a CDS encoding helix-turn-helix domain-containing protein, with protein MRNDSDDRARWPGLGAVVHDRRRAARLTLATLAAKTELSQSFLSQLENGRTNTSLRSLQRIADALDTTATELLAAADSTPGAVVVRADEGRLDQADPNTDGSVRSLVHGSRDLRALEFIGGTERGEREFTHPNDELIYVVTGTITVVANGEEVTLSTGDSYYCPSGVRHRWWAHADDTTTLVLAVADGRTVRRAPHRPRRT; from the coding sequence GTGCGGAACGACAGCGACGACCGGGCGCGCTGGCCCGGGCTCGGCGCCGTTGTGCACGATCGCAGGCGTGCGGCACGGCTGACGCTGGCCACGCTGGCCGCGAAAACCGAACTGTCGCAATCATTCCTGAGCCAATTGGAAAACGGGCGAACCAATACGAGTCTGCGCTCGCTGCAACGCATCGCCGACGCGCTCGACACCACGGCGACCGAATTACTCGCGGCGGCCGACAGCACGCCCGGTGCGGTGGTCGTCCGTGCGGACGAAGGCCGTCTCGATCAAGCAGACCCGAACACCGACGGCTCGGTGCGCTCGCTGGTCCACGGCAGCAGGGACCTGCGCGCACTCGAGTTCATCGGAGGAACCGAACGCGGCGAGCGCGAATTCACCCACCCCAATGACGAATTGATCTACGTGGTCACCGGGACGATCACGGTCGTCGCCAACGGCGAGGAAGTGACCTTGTCCACCGGAGACTCCTATTACTGCCCGTCGGGCGTGCGCCACCGCTGGTGGGCGCACGCCGACGACACCACAACACTCGTGCTCGCCGTCGCCGACGGGCGGACCGTCCGCCGGGCACCCCACCGGCCACGGCGCACCTGA
- a CDS encoding ABC1 kinase family protein produces the protein MSEIVRRRSSRNAKLAKIPLGIAGRAAVGFGKKLAGGDKSEINANLNQKAAEQLFTVLGELKGGAMKFGQALSVMEAAVPEEFGEHYREALTKLQAAAPPMPAETVHRVLDQQLGTQWRQRFTEFDDVPAASASIGQVHKAIWSDGRVVAVKVQYPGADEALRADLKTLNRMTGLLASVIPGADVKPILAEITERTEEELDYRNEATNQRAFAKGFDGHPEIVVPKVVASSPKVIVTEWLDGTAVSSIIQAGAADPEGTRALRNRVAGLMGRFHFSSPETVGLLHADPHPGNFMMLADGKLAVIDFGACAPMPNGFPPVLGRMLALAVEERFEELTELMYDNGWVIPGRTVTHKEIADYLRPFTDPIRSDSFHFTRKWMQRVAGKASDITSQEMKTARALQLPAEYVMIFRVLGGSVGILAQLDAELPFMELVRTWMPGFREERTVS, from the coding sequence GTGTCTGAGATCGTGCGCCGTCGCTCGTCCCGCAACGCCAAGTTGGCCAAGATTCCGCTCGGCATCGCCGGGCGGGCCGCTGTGGGGTTCGGTAAGAAGCTGGCCGGGGGCGACAAGTCCGAAATCAACGCGAACCTGAACCAGAAGGCCGCCGAGCAGCTGTTCACCGTGCTCGGTGAGCTCAAGGGCGGTGCGATGAAGTTCGGGCAGGCACTCAGTGTGATGGAGGCCGCCGTCCCCGAGGAGTTCGGCGAGCACTACCGCGAGGCGCTGACCAAGCTGCAGGCCGCCGCGCCGCCGATGCCTGCGGAGACCGTGCACCGGGTGTTGGACCAGCAGCTCGGCACCCAGTGGCGGCAGCGGTTCACGGAGTTCGACGACGTCCCCGCCGCATCGGCCAGCATCGGTCAGGTGCACAAGGCGATCTGGTCGGACGGCCGCGTCGTCGCGGTGAAGGTGCAGTACCCCGGTGCCGACGAGGCGCTGCGCGCGGACCTCAAGACGCTGAACCGGATGACCGGGCTGCTCGCGTCGGTCATCCCCGGCGCCGACGTGAAGCCGATCCTCGCCGAGATCACCGAACGCACCGAGGAAGAGCTCGACTACCGCAACGAGGCGACGAACCAGCGCGCCTTCGCCAAGGGTTTCGACGGGCACCCGGAGATCGTGGTGCCCAAGGTGGTGGCCAGCTCGCCGAAGGTGATCGTCACCGAATGGCTCGACGGCACCGCGGTCTCTTCGATCATCCAGGCGGGCGCCGCCGACCCCGAGGGCACCCGCGCCCTGCGCAACCGCGTCGCGGGCCTGATGGGCCGCTTTCACTTCTCCTCCCCGGAAACCGTCGGCCTGCTGCACGCCGACCCGCATCCCGGCAATTTCATGATGCTCGCCGACGGCAAGCTCGCGGTGATCGACTTCGGCGCCTGCGCGCCGATGCCGAACGGGTTTCCCCCCGTGCTCGGCCGCATGCTCGCGCTCGCGGTGGAGGAGCGCTTCGAGGAACTCACCGAGCTCATGTACGACAACGGCTGGGTCATCCCCGGCCGCACCGTCACCCACAAAGAGATCGCCGACTACCTGCGCCCCTTCACCGACCCGATCCGGTCCGACTCGTTCCACTTCACCCGCAAGTGGATGCAGCGGGTCGCGGGCAAAGCCTCCGACATCACCAGCCAGGAGATGAAAACCGCACGCGCCCTGCAACTTCCGGCCGAATACGTGATGATCTTCCGAGTACTCGGCGGCTCGGTGGGCATCCTCGCCCAACTCGACGCCGAACTTCCCTTCATGGAACTGGTCCGCACCTGGATGCCCGGGTTCCGCGAGGAGCGCACCGTCAGCTGA
- a CDS encoding zinc-dependent metalloprotease, with protein sequence MSDVPFGFSNRDDDDRNRGDEPGGPESNNPFGVGGPGGGFDPSQLGQMLTSLGQMLSGMGQPGSAQSGPVNYDVAKRLARQQLGSNVTPVSASTANAIADAAHLAELWLDGATTLPAGASKTVAWTANDWIEETLSTWQRLCDPVAQQISGMWTASLPEEAKEFAAPMVGMLGQMGGLAFGSQLGQALGQLAKEVLTSTDIGLPLGPTGTAALLPSAIADFSAGLEQPESEIMVFLAAREAAHQRLFGHVPWLRQQVLAAVEDYARGIRMDFSALEEAAQGIDPMALTDPAKLEEILSQGAFEPQTTPEQKQALERLETLLALIEGWVEVVVTDAVGDRLPGAGALAETLRRRRATGGPAEQTFATLVGLELRPRKLREAAALWRRLTSDAGMEKRDGVWAHPDLLPDSNDLDSPAGFIDSVIGGGTTAFDDPLAQLAETEAKEKAERQKSDDDERRADGGESGPDLGKDSGPSA encoded by the coding sequence ATGAGTGACGTCCCCTTCGGATTTTCGAACCGCGACGACGACGACCGCAACCGCGGTGACGAACCGGGCGGTCCCGAGTCGAACAACCCGTTCGGAGTGGGTGGACCCGGTGGCGGTTTCGATCCGTCGCAGCTCGGCCAGATGCTGACCTCGCTCGGCCAGATGCTCAGCGGCATGGGTCAGCCCGGCTCGGCGCAGTCCGGCCCGGTGAATTACGACGTCGCCAAGCGACTGGCTCGCCAGCAGCTCGGCTCGAACGTGACCCCGGTATCGGCGAGCACCGCTAACGCCATCGCCGACGCCGCGCACCTGGCCGAACTGTGGCTCGACGGCGCGACCACGCTGCCCGCAGGCGCGAGCAAGACTGTTGCCTGGACCGCCAACGACTGGATCGAGGAGACGCTGTCCACCTGGCAGCGACTGTGCGACCCGGTGGCCCAGCAGATTTCCGGCATGTGGACCGCCTCGCTGCCGGAAGAGGCCAAGGAATTCGCGGCGCCGATGGTCGGCATGCTCGGTCAGATGGGTGGCCTCGCCTTCGGCTCGCAGCTCGGCCAGGCCCTCGGCCAGCTCGCCAAGGAGGTGCTGACCTCGACCGACATCGGTCTGCCGCTCGGCCCGACCGGTACCGCCGCCCTGCTGCCCTCGGCCATCGCGGACTTCAGCGCGGGCCTGGAGCAGCCGGAGAGCGAGATCATGGTGTTCCTCGCCGCACGCGAAGCGGCGCATCAGCGGCTTTTCGGCCATGTGCCGTGGCTGCGGCAGCAGGTGCTCGCCGCCGTCGAGGACTACGCGCGTGGCATCCGGATGGACTTCTCCGCATTGGAGGAGGCCGCCCAGGGCATCGACCCGATGGCGTTGACCGATCCCGCCAAGCTCGAGGAAATCCTGTCGCAGGGCGCCTTCGAACCGCAGACCACACCGGAGCAGAAGCAGGCACTGGAGCGGCTGGAGACCTTGCTCGCCTTGATCGAGGGCTGGGTCGAGGTCGTGGTCACCGATGCCGTCGGCGATCGACTGCCCGGCGCGGGCGCGCTGGCCGAGACCCTGCGCAGGCGGCGGGCCACCGGTGGTCCGGCCGAGCAGACGTTCGCGACGCTGGTCGGGCTGGAACTGCGGCCACGCAAGCTGCGCGAGGCCGCGGCCCTGTGGCGCAGGCTGACCAGCGACGCGGGAATGGAGAAGCGAGACGGTGTCTGGGCGCACCCCGACCTGCTGCCCGACTCCAATGATCTGGACTCCCCCGCTGGATTCATCGATTCGGTGATCGGCGGCGGCACCACCGCCTTCGACGATCCGCTTGCCCAGTTGGCGGAGACCGAGGCCAAGGAAAAGGCCGAACGGCAGAAGTCCGACGACGACGAACGGCGCGCGGACGGCGGCGAGTCCGGCCCTGACCTGGGTAAGGACAGCGGCCCGTCCGCTTGA